One window of the Solibacillus isronensis genome contains the following:
- a CDS encoding disulfide oxidoreductase — MSKKLENALLIIWVVSLTATLGSLYFSEIRGYEPCTLCWYQRILMYPIVLISTIAYIQKNAKIALTTAVFSTIGAATSLYHYSLQKLVFMQDAAPACGRVACTGQYINWLGFITIPFLALTAFVIIAAVSFYMLKVLKGEK, encoded by the coding sequence ATGTCCAAAAAACTTGAAAATGCCTTGCTCATTATTTGGGTTGTATCGTTGACAGCAACGCTCGGATCATTGTATTTTTCTGAAATACGAGGCTACGAACCATGTACATTATGCTGGTACCAGCGCATTTTAATGTACCCTATTGTGCTGATTTCAACGATTGCCTACATCCAGAAAAATGCGAAAATTGCATTAACAACAGCCGTTTTTTCTACAATTGGCGCGGCAACATCTCTTTATCATTATAGCCTGCAAAAGTTAGTTTTTATGCAGGATGCAGCACCTGCTTGTGGTCGTGTAGCATGTACCGGTCAGTATATTAACTGGTTAGGCTTTATTACGATTCCATTTTTGGCGCTTACTGCTTTTGTTATTATAGCAGCAGTTAGTTTTTATATGTTAAAGGTTTTAAAGGGGGAGAAATAA
- a CDS encoding thioredoxin family protein, whose amino-acid sequence MKKLAIVGAVIVLLFAAIIVLTNMKNNEKLENNPYGTDNLKQSTIDLLDDENYQNIILPNALAEKIESGDGVVGYFFSPECSHCQNYTPKLMPIADELDVQVDQLNILEYTDEWTTYNIQATPTLIYFENGEEVARLEGDAPDETTRQFFNDVVLK is encoded by the coding sequence TTGAAGAAGTTAGCGATTGTCGGTGCGGTTATTGTGTTATTATTCGCAGCAATTATTGTGCTGACAAACATGAAAAACAATGAAAAACTAGAAAACAATCCGTACGGTACAGACAACTTAAAACAATCAACAATCGACTTGTTGGACGATGAAAACTATCAAAATATCATTTTACCGAATGCATTAGCAGAAAAAATTGAGTCAGGTGACGGCGTTGTCGGCTATTTCTTCAGTCCTGAATGTTCTCACTGCCAAAACTACACTCCAAAACTTATGCCGATTGCCGATGAACTAGATGTTCAAGTTGATCAATTAAACATTCTTGAGTATACGGATGAGTGGACTACTTATAATATTCAAGCAACACCAACTCTTATCTACTTCGAAAATGGTGAAGAAGTTGCTCGTTTAGAAGGTGACGCACCAGATGAAACAACGCGTCAATTCTTTAACGATGTTGTGTTAAAATAA
- a CDS encoding RluA family pseudouridine synthase, which produces MFTYIIHENGQTVEDLLREKWRLGKKLVHELRMAKAVTIDGEPIIWKESFEKGTKIEFAFDIPSSNYIPTDSCDVNIRYEDEHCLIVSKPKGMATHPNEPTDNDTCMNHVMRHIMDNGGHYAEHVHRLDQGTNGLLLVAKHPIAKSIFDRMIEEKTIIRTYAAEVQGNLRTDSGTINAAIGKDRHHNTRRVVSPTGQHAVTHYEVVNRYKGTCVVHVVLETGRTHQIRVHMAHLGHPIVGDTMYGARETASGDYELHAIQLAFMHPFLDEQIIVKDN; this is translated from the coding sequence ATGTTCACATATATCATTCACGAAAACGGACAAACCGTTGAAGACCTGCTTCGCGAAAAGTGGCGCTTAGGCAAAAAGCTTGTTCACGAATTACGTATGGCCAAAGCGGTTACAATCGATGGCGAGCCAATTATATGGAAAGAGTCGTTCGAGAAAGGGACGAAAATCGAATTTGCATTTGATATTCCCTCTTCTAACTATATTCCAACGGACAGCTGTGATGTAAATATCCGCTATGAAGACGAGCACTGCCTAATTGTTTCAAAGCCTAAAGGAATGGCGACACATCCAAACGAACCAACTGACAATGACACATGCATGAATCATGTAATGCGTCATATTATGGACAACGGCGGGCATTATGCAGAGCACGTACACCGTTTGGATCAAGGGACAAACGGGTTACTGCTTGTTGCAAAGCATCCGATTGCAAAGTCTATTTTTGACCGCATGATTGAGGAAAAAACAATCATCCGTACGTATGCCGCAGAAGTTCAGGGCAATCTTCGTACAGACAGCGGTACGATCAACGCGGCCATCGGTAAAGACCGTCATCACAATACTCGCCGTGTTGTGTCACCTACTGGCCAGCATGCCGTGACACATTATGAAGTAGTGAATCGCTATAAAGGTACATGTGTTGTCCATGTTGTTCTTGAGACAGGTCGTACACACCAGATTCGCGTGCATATGGCGCATTTAGGTCACCCGATCGTAGGTGATACAATGTACGGTGCACGTGAAACCGCATCAGGCGATTATGAATTGCACGCCATTCAGCTAGCATTTATGCACCCGTTTTTAGACGAGCAGATCATCGTTAAAGATAACTAA
- a CDS encoding IS1182 family transposase: MFKDYNMNQLILPLDLEVKLHKNDIAFSIHNLVESIPNEAFAPFIHHTGCPSYHPRMMLKLILCGYTQSTFSGRKIEDLTRDSIRMMWLAQGYEPSYRTINRFRVHPNMKELIRQCFVQFRCQLVEEKLIDQEAIFIDGTKIEANANKFTFVWKKSVEKHHTNLVEKSNKLYDELLEHQIIPEIKRENDEQLSLEELTQVAHHLEEVVDDYTSKIEHSDDVIERKRLRSERKTPKQILKQVHDWIIRKQKYQKDFDVFGTRNSYSKTDHEATFMRMKDDYMQNGQLKPGYNVQIATEGQYTLAYDVFPNPTDTKTLIPFLNQIEENYFELPKHIVADAGYGSEQNYQDILNNRKRTALITFNHYLNEQKRKYKNDPFKTSNWVYEKENDAYICPNEKRLRFQYNSVRTDKSGFQREFKIYECEECTGCPFRTKCTKAAEGKNRRLMINENWEQQKEEVRAKLSEEKTAAIYRQRKIDVEPVFGFLKANLCFRRFSVRGKSKVTNEIGLALMATNLRKYAVRG; the protein is encoded by the coding sequence ATGTTTAAAGATTATAACATGAATCAACTTATTTTACCGCTAGATTTAGAAGTAAAGTTACATAAAAATGATATTGCCTTTTCAATCCATAATTTGGTCGAAAGCATTCCAAACGAAGCTTTCGCTCCTTTCATTCACCATACGGGTTGCCCATCGTATCATCCACGTATGATGCTAAAGCTGATTCTATGTGGTTACACACAATCCACTTTTTCAGGAAGAAAAATTGAAGATCTGACTAGAGACAGTATCCGTATGATGTGGCTTGCCCAAGGATATGAACCAAGTTATCGCACTATTAATCGTTTTCGTGTACATCCAAATATGAAAGAACTCATTCGCCAATGTTTTGTACAATTCCGTTGTCAGTTAGTTGAAGAAAAACTCATCGATCAGGAAGCGATTTTTATCGATGGCACAAAGATTGAGGCAAATGCCAATAAGTTCACATTTGTTTGGAAAAAATCAGTGGAAAAACATCACACCAACCTCGTAGAAAAATCAAATAAACTTTACGATGAGTTACTTGAACATCAAATTATTCCTGAAATCAAACGTGAAAATGATGAACAGTTATCATTAGAAGAGTTAACTCAAGTAGCACATCACCTAGAAGAAGTAGTCGACGACTATACGAGCAAAATAGAGCATTCTGACGATGTCATTGAGCGAAAAAGATTACGTAGCGAACGAAAAACACCGAAGCAAATACTTAAACAAGTACACGATTGGATCATAAGAAAGCAGAAATACCAAAAAGATTTTGATGTGTTTGGCACACGTAACAGTTATTCAAAGACGGATCATGAAGCAACATTTATGCGGATGAAAGATGACTATATGCAAAACGGCCAATTGAAGCCAGGATATAATGTACAAATCGCTACTGAAGGTCAATATACACTCGCGTACGATGTATTTCCAAATCCAACAGACACGAAAACGCTTATTCCATTTCTTAATCAAATTGAAGAAAATTATTTCGAGTTACCAAAGCATATTGTAGCGGATGCCGGATACGGCAGTGAACAGAATTACCAGGATATTCTTAACAATCGAAAACGAACAGCACTCATTACATTCAATCATTACTTGAACGAACAGAAGCGAAAATACAAAAATGATCCTTTTAAGACAAGCAATTGGGTGTATGAGAAAGAAAACGATGCATACATATGTCCAAATGAAAAGAGATTACGATTCCAATACAATTCTGTTCGTACGGATAAATCAGGTTTCCAAAGAGAATTTAAAATCTATGAATGTGAAGAATGTACAGGGTGTCCTTTCCGTACAAAGTGTACCAAAGCAGCGGAAGGGAAAAATCGTAGACTCATGATTAATGAGAATTGGGAACAACAAAAAGAAGAAGTAAGAGCGAAGCTTTCAGAAGAAAAAACGGCTGCCATTTATCGTCAACGTAAAATTGACGTGGAACCAGTTTTTGGATTCTTGAAGGCTAATTTGTGTTTCCGTCGATTTTCTGTTCGGGGAAAATCAAAGGTTACTAACGAAATAGGTTTGGCACTAATGGCCACAAATTTAAGGAAGTATGCGGTAAGAGGTTAA
- a CDS encoding acyl dehydratase, with product MFKKFSPSLFFSMSAVTIVVVAPFIMIFHPIFQNEFFQYNKSAATFIPNPINLRLVLVTGFVLIVMFWLLAYRRNMKVYLIGMLLFILSIGIGYLSTQNYLLISQEQLERHYLFEEQQYRWEELDEVVYEYVVGSNKGDITFTTKTGDQFVIKEKELHSTGRSLIYQLSRANEVTYIEREKR from the coding sequence GTGTTTAAAAAATTTTCACCGAGTTTGTTTTTCTCAATGTCAGCAGTAACGATTGTAGTTGTTGCACCTTTTATTATGATTTTCCATCCGATTTTTCAGAATGAATTTTTTCAGTATAATAAGTCGGCCGCCACATTTATTCCAAACCCGATTAATTTAAGACTTGTACTTGTAACAGGTTTTGTTTTAATTGTGATGTTTTGGCTTTTAGCGTACAGGCGTAATATGAAAGTTTATTTAATCGGAATGTTACTCTTTATATTGAGTATTGGCATTGGTTATTTATCGACTCAAAATTATTTATTGATTAGCCAGGAACAATTGGAACGACACTATTTATTTGAGGAACAACAATATCGGTGGGAAGAACTCGATGAAGTTGTTTATGAATATGTTGTAGGCAGTAACAAGGGAGACATCACATTTACAACAAAAACAGGGGATCAGTTTGTAATTAAAGAAAAAGAATTACACTCAACTGGTAGAAGCTTAATTTATCAACTTTCGAGAGCGAATGAAGTAACCTATATTGAGCGTGAAAAAAGATAA
- a CDS encoding aldo/keto reductase, with amino-acid sequence MNLQSTKKLMNGVEMPYLGLGVYKMTDRDETLQAIETALDLGYRAIDTAALYYNEEEVGEAVRHSSVPREDIFVTTKVWNSDQGYDNTLRAFETSLKKLDMDYVDLYLTHWPVEDKYVDTFRAIERLYDEKLIRVPGVSNHHEHHLKKIMATCNVAPMVNQIEAHPYLSQETLRTFCEQQRIAVTAWSPLGRGNVLNDETIIRIANEYNVSPAQIILRWHLQNDVIIIPKSVTASRIKENIELYHFELTNETMQQLNALNRNERFGKDPDNFHFDF; translated from the coding sequence ATGAATTTACAATCAACGAAAAAGTTAATGAATGGTGTAGAAATGCCTTATTTAGGTTTAGGAGTTTATAAAATGACGGACCGTGATGAAACACTTCAGGCGATTGAAACAGCGCTTGATTTAGGCTACCGTGCAATCGACACGGCCGCGCTTTATTACAATGAAGAAGAAGTAGGGGAAGCAGTTCGCCATTCTTCTGTACCGCGCGAGGACATCTTTGTTACGACAAAAGTTTGGAACAGCGACCAAGGGTATGACAATACTTTGCGTGCATTTGAAACATCACTGAAAAAGCTTGATATGGATTATGTGGATCTTTATTTAACACATTGGCCGGTTGAGGATAAATATGTAGATACGTTCCGTGCAATTGAGCGCTTGTATGATGAGAAGCTTATCCGTGTACCTGGGGTATCCAATCATCATGAACATCATTTGAAAAAAATTATGGCAACTTGCAATGTCGCGCCAATGGTCAACCAAATCGAAGCCCATCCGTATTTGTCCCAAGAAACGCTGCGCACATTTTGTGAACAGCAGCGGATCGCGGTAACGGCGTGGTCACCGCTAGGCCGTGGAAATGTTTTAAACGACGAAACGATTATTCGTATTGCAAATGAATATAATGTATCACCAGCTCAAATCATCTTACGTTGGCATTTACAAAATGATGTCATCATCATTCCGAAATCTGTTACAGCTTCACGTATTAAAGAAAATATTGAACTATATCATTTCGAATTAACAAATGAAACAATGCAGCAGTTAAATGCATTGAATCGCAATGAACGTTTCGGGAAGGATCCGGATAATTTCCATTTTGATTTCTAA
- a CDS encoding long-chain fatty acid--CoA ligase — translation MMDTQLVLTGFLKRAQRYFPNKQIISRTSPTKTHRITFNDYVKRTHRLADALTKLGMKRGTKVGTFAWNHHRHLEAYFAIPCSGAILHTINIRLAPEHIVYIINHAEDEILLIDSDLFPLVEPALGHLKTVKHIIVIGDELSAPQSSFPNVYSYEQLLQEADENYEFPTDLDENLPAGMCYTSATTGMPKGVVYTHRSIVLHSLALGLAESFTVKESDTALPVVPMFHANAWGFPFAALNFGSNIVLPGPMMTPSLILDLVEQEKVTITAGVPTIWLGALVEQEKNPRDLSSVRLIISGGSASPKGLIQAYNEKLGVPYINAYGMTETSPLVSMSHLTSDMNDYTEDEQLNIRVSQGLTVSLIETEVVNENGPVPWDGKTMGELRVRGPWIASEYYNDERTNEAFRDGWLYTGDIAVYTKEGYIKLTDRTKDLIKSGGEWISSVDLENALMSHPAVFEAAVIAVPHPKWQERPLACVVLKEGATASKEELIESIELDFAKWWIPDDVVFLNEIPKTSVGKFLKATLREQLKDYKVQI, via the coding sequence ATGATGGATACACAACTAGTTTTGACTGGATTTTTAAAGCGTGCACAACGGTACTTCCCGAACAAACAAATTATCTCTCGTACAAGCCCCACTAAAACACATCGCATCACATTCAATGACTATGTAAAAAGAACGCACCGTTTAGCGGATGCCCTGACAAAGCTCGGGATGAAGCGTGGTACAAAAGTCGGCACATTTGCCTGGAATCATCACCGTCACCTTGAAGCATATTTTGCGATTCCATGCAGCGGTGCCATTTTACACACGATTAACATCCGCCTTGCCCCTGAACATATTGTTTATATTATCAATCATGCCGAAGATGAAATTTTATTGATTGATAGCGACTTATTCCCGTTAGTCGAGCCTGCACTTGGCCACTTGAAAACGGTTAAGCATATTATCGTCATAGGTGATGAATTAAGCGCTCCACAATCCAGTTTCCCGAATGTATACAGCTACGAACAGCTTCTACAGGAAGCGGATGAAAATTACGAATTCCCGACAGATCTGGATGAAAATTTGCCAGCTGGGATGTGCTACACTTCTGCAACGACAGGTATGCCAAAAGGTGTCGTCTATACACATCGAAGCATCGTGCTTCATAGCCTCGCACTTGGCCTTGCCGAATCCTTTACAGTAAAAGAAAGTGACACTGCCCTTCCTGTTGTACCGATGTTCCATGCAAATGCATGGGGCTTCCCGTTTGCTGCATTGAATTTCGGCTCCAATATTGTTTTACCAGGACCAATGATGACACCTAGTTTAATACTGGACTTGGTTGAACAAGAAAAGGTAACAATTACAGCAGGTGTTCCAACAATTTGGCTTGGCGCACTGGTTGAACAGGAAAAAAATCCACGTGACCTTTCATCTGTCCGTTTAATTATTTCAGGTGGCTCCGCATCACCAAAAGGCTTAATTCAGGCTTACAATGAAAAACTTGGTGTTCCGTACATTAACGCCTACGGTATGACAGAAACTTCACCGCTTGTAAGTATGTCGCATCTAACAAGCGATATGAACGACTATACAGAAGATGAACAGTTAAATATCCGCGTTTCTCAAGGTTTGACAGTTTCGCTAATTGAAACAGAAGTTGTAAATGAAAATGGCCCGGTTCCATGGGATGGAAAAACAATGGGTGAACTGCGTGTCCGCGGTCCATGGATTGCCTCTGAATACTACAATGATGAACGGACTAATGAAGCATTCCGTGATGGGTGGCTTTATACAGGTGACATTGCGGTCTATACAAAAGAAGGCTATATCAAACTTACCGATCGTACGAAAGACCTTATCAAATCGGGTGGAGAATGGATTTCGTCCGTTGATCTGGAAAATGCCCTCATGTCACATCCAGCTGTTTTCGAGGCTGCCGTAATTGCGGTTCCGCATCCGAAGTGGCAAGAGCGTCCGCTGGCATGTGTTGTTTTAAAAGAAGGGGCAACAGCATCTAAAGAAGAGCTTATCGAGTCTATCGAACTGGACTTTGCAAAATGGTGGATTCCGGACGATGTCGTATTTTTAAATGAAATTCCAAAAACTTCTGTCGGCAAATTTTTAAAAGCAACTCTACGAGAACAATTAAAAGACTATAAAGTTCAAATTTAA
- a CDS encoding VOC family protein, producing the protein MATHFHKKPNLYPAHVQLKVSNLVRSIEYYTTVIGFKVLQQTETEAYLTADGQTSLVSLVEVQNAQPLKQGFAGLYHLALLLPSRKDLGNIVQHFVNMNIRLGAADHDVSEALYLNDPDGNGIEIYIDRHESEWTWNQDEQVHMVTEQLNFQPILAAADGNWNGLPADTVMGHVHLSVVNLDKSEQFYTNVLDYNVVTRYGAQALFVSTGKYHHHFGLNTWNSNNGHAPANDMVGLKSFTVVLKDAEYAEKVKQSLTTNGFIVENFAEAPAHGGTQLFSTVDPNGLRIVFTLDGE; encoded by the coding sequence ATGGCTACACATTTTCATAAAAAACCTAATCTATACCCAGCTCATGTTCAATTAAAGGTTTCTAACTTAGTACGTTCGATCGAATACTACACAACGGTTATCGGCTTTAAAGTATTACAGCAAACAGAAACGGAAGCATACTTAACAGCAGACGGACAAACAAGCTTAGTATCACTAGTCGAAGTACAAAATGCACAGCCGCTTAAACAAGGCTTTGCAGGTTTATACCACTTAGCATTACTATTACCCTCTCGCAAGGACTTAGGAAACATTGTACAGCATTTTGTTAACATGAATATTCGTCTTGGTGCTGCAGATCATGATGTTTCAGAAGCGCTTTACTTGAACGATCCGGATGGAAACGGAATCGAAATTTATATCGACCGTCATGAATCGGAATGGACTTGGAATCAGGATGAACAAGTGCATATGGTGACAGAACAGCTGAATTTCCAGCCGATTTTAGCAGCTGCAGACGGCAACTGGAACGGCCTTCCTGCTGACACTGTTATGGGGCATGTACACTTATCCGTAGTAAATCTGGACAAATCGGAGCAGTTTTATACAAATGTATTGGATTATAATGTTGTGACTCGTTACGGTGCACAGGCGCTGTTCGTATCAACTGGTAAATACCATCACCATTTCGGATTAAACACTTGGAACAGCAACAATGGCCATGCTCCAGCAAACGATATGGTCGGTTTAAAATCCTTTACGGTCGTATTAAAGGATGCGGAATATGCTGAAAAAGTAAAACAAAGCCTGACAACTAACGGATTCATCGTTGAAAACTTTGCAGAAGCACCAGCACACGGTGGCACTCAGTTATTCTCAACTGTTGATCCAAACGGTTTACGCATCGTGTTTACATTAGACGGTGAATAA
- a CDS encoding sporulation protein, translated as MSLFNKVLASVGIGSAKVDTKLHKSTYTLNENISGVVEIIGGSTEQQIDAIYLTLYTNFIREIDDKKIKDDAVLHKYKLNEPFTIQADEKRQIPFSFALPPIVPVTTGNSRVWIQTGLDIKNAVDPTDKDFIEIQPTRLANGVLTAIQNMGFRLRKVDNEQAPSYLRRQTPIVQEFEFTPTNNTYRRYLDELEVVFLHQSPNSVEILLQVDRRARGLGGFLSEAFEMDESFIRLTLSEHDNIQAKLEQVIKTKMK; from the coding sequence TTGTCACTATTTAATAAAGTTTTAGCAAGTGTTGGTATAGGATCTGCAAAAGTTGATACAAAATTACACAAATCAACTTACACATTAAATGAAAATATTTCAGGTGTTGTAGAAATCATCGGGGGTAGCACGGAACAGCAAATTGATGCAATCTATCTAACTCTTTATACAAACTTTATCCGCGAAATTGATGATAAAAAGATTAAAGATGACGCGGTGCTGCACAAATACAAATTAAATGAGCCATTCACAATTCAGGCAGACGAAAAACGCCAAATTCCATTTTCGTTCGCCCTGCCCCCTATTGTTCCGGTAACAACGGGCAACTCGCGTGTATGGATTCAAACGGGCTTAGACATTAAAAATGCGGTAGATCCTACAGATAAGGACTTTATCGAGATTCAGCCAACTCGTCTTGCGAATGGCGTGTTAACAGCGATTCAAAATATGGGCTTCCGGTTACGTAAAGTAGATAACGAACAAGCCCCTTCTTATTTACGCCGCCAAACACCGATTGTACAGGAATTTGAGTTTACACCGACAAACAACACGTATCGCCGGTATCTAGACGAACTTGAAGTTGTCTTTTTACATCAATCACCAAATTCAGTCGAAATTTTATTGCAGGTAGACCGACGTGCCCGCGGACTTGGAGGATTTTTATCCGAAGCATTCGAAATGGATGAAAGCTTCATCCGCCTTACATTATCCGAACACGACAATATCCAGGCAAAGCTTGAGCAAGTGATTAAAACGAAGATGAAATAA
- the trmL gene encoding tRNA (uridine(34)/cytosine(34)/5-carboxymethylaminomethyluridine(34)-2'-O)-methyltransferase TrmL, with product MPNHIVLYQPEIPANTGNIARTCAGTNTSLHLIRPLGFSTDDKMLKRAGLDYWEHVNVVYHDSLEDFIEYSKDGDVYLIETYSDEPFTTHDFSNTERDLYFMFGRETTGLPKEFAKERADMCLRIPQSDHIRSLNLSNTAAIVIYEVLRQQNYPGLK from the coding sequence GTGCCAAACCATATCGTATTATATCAACCAGAAATCCCAGCAAATACAGGCAACATTGCCCGCACTTGTGCTGGAACGAATACATCATTACATTTAATCCGTCCATTGGGCTTTTCAACAGATGACAAAATGCTGAAGCGTGCTGGATTGGATTATTGGGAACACGTGAATGTCGTTTACCATGATTCTTTAGAAGATTTTATCGAGTACAGTAAAGATGGCGATGTGTATTTAATTGAGACATATAGTGATGAGCCATTTACGACACATGATTTCAGCAATACAGAGCGTGACCTATACTTTATGTTCGGAAGAGAAACGACAGGATTGCCAAAAGAATTCGCAAAAGAGCGTGCCGATATGTGTCTGCGCATCCCGCAAAGTGACCATATCCGCTCACTGAATTTATCAAACACAGCGGCAATCGTTATTTACGAAGTACTAAGACAACAAAACTACCCAGGATTAAAATAA